A window of the Brassica napus cultivar Da-Ae chromosome A2, Da-Ae, whole genome shotgun sequence genome harbors these coding sequences:
- the LOC106396190 gene encoding uncharacterized protein LOC106396190 isoform X2: protein MSNSLEEPIEEDDTSDSVPHLREDNESVRLVVVTHEASSQPETVSQSEEMHSRNLLWWWFKALCICALTLLLTLVFAKWGVPFVFQKVLIPILQWEATAFGRPMLFIVLLLSLALFPVFLIPSGPSMWLAGMIFGYGLGFVIIMVGTTVGMVLPYLIGLMFRDRLHQWLKRWPRQAAVLRLAAEGSWFHQFRVVAIFRISPFPYTIFNYAIVVTSMRFWPYLFGSIAGMIPEAFIYIYRTFADVQYGHQRLTTVEIVYNVISLIIAVVTTVAFTVYAKRALRELQNADANESEVRNEARFEMKNVVQHEDRHRGLGSSHALP, encoded by the exons ATGTCAAATTCATTGGAAGAGCCAATAGAAGAAGATGATACCTCGGACTCTGTTCCTCACTTGAGGGAAGATAATGAATCTGTTCGTCTAGTTGTTGTAACccatgaagcttcttctcaacCTGAAACCGTATCTCAATCAGAAGAGATGCACAGTAGAAACTTGTTGTGGTGGTGGTTTAAAGCTTTGTGTATATGTGCACTTACTCTCTTGCTCACTCTTGTCTTCGCCAAATGGGGTGTTCCCTTTGTATTCCAAAAG GTTCTTATTCCGATCTTACAATGGGAAGCAACTGCATTTGGCCGTCCTATGCTCTTCATTGTCCTCCTTCTTTCCTTAGCCTTGTTCCCCGTCTTCTTGATCCCTTCCGGTCCATCCATGTGGTTAGCTGGGATGATTTTCGGTTACGGTCTCGGTTTTGTCATCATCATGGTTGGAACCACTGTTGGCATGGTTCTTCCTTACTTAATCGGCTTAATGTTTCGTGACCGCCTCCAT CAATGGTTAAAAAGATGGCCTCGTCAAGCAGCGGTTCTTAGACTAGCTGCAGAAGGAAGCTGGTTCCATCAGTTCAGAGTCGTGGCTATCTTTAGGATCTCGCCGTTTCCTTACACCATCTTCAACTACGCTATCGTTGTGACTAGCATGAGGTTCTGGCCTTACTTGTTCGGTTCAATAGCAGGGATGATACCTGAAGCTTTCATCTACATTTACAG AACATTCGCTGATGTGCAATACGGACATCAACGTTTGACAACGGTAGAGATTGTGTACAACGTAATCTCCTTGATCATTGCGGTTGTGACCACTGTGGCTTTCACTGTGTACGCTAAAAGAGCTTTGAGGGAGCTGCAAAACGCAGATGCTAATGAAAGTGAGGTAAGGAATGAGGCgaggtttgagatgaagaaCGTTGTTCAACATGAAGATAGACATCGGGGTTTGGGTTCTTCTCATGCATTGCCTTAA
- the LOC106421733 gene encoding glutathione S-transferase Z1-like — MKEKLKLYSYWRSSCGHRVRIALSLKVIEYEYIPVNLLKGEQFDPDFMKINPMGTVPALVDGEVVITDSFAIIMYLDEKYPEPPLLPRDLHKRALNYQVASIISSGIQPHQNLAVIRYIEEKTNGEEKIAWVNNAIRKGYTALEKLLVNYAGIYATGDEIYLADLFLVAQVHGAMIKFKIDVEPYPTLAKCYESYKELSVFEDAVPAKQPDAPAPMI, encoded by the exons ATGAAGGAGAAGCTTAAGCTATACTCTTACTGGAGAAGCTCTTGTGGCCATCGTGTGCGTATAGCGCTCAGTTTAAAAG tgATTGAATATGAATATATACCAGTGAACTTGCTCAAGGGGGAGCAGTTTGATCCAG ATTTCATGAAGATCAATCCAATGGGTACTGTGCCTGCGCTTGTTGATGGAGAGGTTGTGATTACTGATTCTTTTGCCATTATTATG TATCTAGATGAGAAGTATCCTGAACCACCGTTGTTACCTCGTGACCTCCATAAACGAGCTCTAAATTACCAG GTTGCGAGTATTATCTCCTCTGGTATACAGCCACATCAGAATCTAGCTGTTATT AGGTACATCGAGGAAAAGACAAATGGTGAAGAGAAAATTGCTTGGGTTAATAACGCTATCAGAAAAGGATATACAG CTTTGGAGAAGCTCTTGGTGAATTACGCTGGAATATATGCAACTGGTGATGAGATTTACTTG GCTGATCTGTTTCTAGTAGCCCAAGTCcatggtgctatgatcaaatTCAAGATTGATGTG GAACCGTACCCGACTCTTGCGAAGTGTTATGAGTCATACAAGGAACTGTCTGTGTTTGAAGATGCAGTCCCAGCCAAGCAGCCAGATGCTCCAGCTCCAATGATTT
- the LOC106396190 gene encoding uncharacterized protein LOC106396190 isoform X1 produces MSNSLEEPIEEDDTSDSVPHLREDNESVRLVVVTHEASSQPETVSQSEEMHSRNLLWWWFKALCICALTLLLTLVFAKWGVPFVFQKVLIPILQWEATAFGRPMLFIVLLLSLALFPVFLIPSGPSMWLAGMIFGYGLGFVIIMVGTTVGMVLPYLIGLMFRDRLHQWLKRWPRQAAVLRLAAEGSWFHQFRVVAIFRISPFPYTIFNYAIVVTSMRFWPYLFGSIAGMIPEAFIYIYSGRLIRTFADVQYGHQRLTTVEIVYNVISLIIAVVTTVAFTVYAKRALRELQNADANESEVRNEARFEMKNVVQHEDRHRGLGSSHALP; encoded by the exons ATGTCAAATTCATTGGAAGAGCCAATAGAAGAAGATGATACCTCGGACTCTGTTCCTCACTTGAGGGAAGATAATGAATCTGTTCGTCTAGTTGTTGTAACccatgaagcttcttctcaacCTGAAACCGTATCTCAATCAGAAGAGATGCACAGTAGAAACTTGTTGTGGTGGTGGTTTAAAGCTTTGTGTATATGTGCACTTACTCTCTTGCTCACTCTTGTCTTCGCCAAATGGGGTGTTCCCTTTGTATTCCAAAAG GTTCTTATTCCGATCTTACAATGGGAAGCAACTGCATTTGGCCGTCCTATGCTCTTCATTGTCCTCCTTCTTTCCTTAGCCTTGTTCCCCGTCTTCTTGATCCCTTCCGGTCCATCCATGTGGTTAGCTGGGATGATTTTCGGTTACGGTCTCGGTTTTGTCATCATCATGGTTGGAACCACTGTTGGCATGGTTCTTCCTTACTTAATCGGCTTAATGTTTCGTGACCGCCTCCAT CAATGGTTAAAAAGATGGCCTCGTCAAGCAGCGGTTCTTAGACTAGCTGCAGAAGGAAGCTGGTTCCATCAGTTCAGAGTCGTGGCTATCTTTAGGATCTCGCCGTTTCCTTACACCATCTTCAACTACGCTATCGTTGTGACTAGCATGAGGTTCTGGCCTTACTTGTTCGGTTCAATAGCAGGGATGATACCTGAAGCTTTCATCTACATTTACAG TGGTAGGTTGATCAGAACATTCGCTGATGTGCAATACGGACATCAACGTTTGACAACGGTAGAGATTGTGTACAACGTAATCTCCTTGATCATTGCGGTTGTGACCACTGTGGCTTTCACTGTGTACGCTAAAAGAGCTTTGAGGGAGCTGCAAAACGCAGATGCTAATGAAAGTGAGGTAAGGAATGAGGCgaggtttgagatgaagaaCGTTGTTCAACATGAAGATAGACATCGGGGTTTGGGTTCTTCTCATGCATTGCCTTAA
- the LOC106421722 gene encoding F-box protein PP2-B10: protein MMSETHSVESSGEGGGEINVSDWSPFDTLTEDCISNIVSFTSPRDACVFTSVSKTFKSAVKSDIIWEKFLPLEYPSMIPPSLASSSKMEIYFYLCNDPVLIEDGKKCVWLENTSGKRCIMLSAESLYIKWINDTHCWDWITSPGSRFERVAKVNDVCWFEIRGTINTHELSPRTHYSSYIVFKEGFTDLPIEARVGVVGKQASKRFFCFDVSTDGQFLKRGRRTWYFEKPKEREDGWREIELGRFFNKRGLMNSDEFEMSAIATELRHWKSGFILQGIEIRPATIQRPRTVG, encoded by the exons ATGATGTCGGAGACTCACAGCGTTGAATCTAGCGGCGAAGGCGGAGGAGAGATTAATGTTTCGGATTGGTCGCCTTTCGACACCTTGACGGAGGATTGCATCTCCAACATAGTCTCCTTCACAAGTCCACGAGATGCGTGCGTCTTCACCTCGGTTTCAAAAACCTTTAAATCTGCGGTTAAGTCAGATATCATATGGGAGAAGTTTCTGCCCCTAGAGTATCCATCTATGATTCCTCCATCGCTAGCTTCCTCGTCCAAGATGGAGATCTATTTTTACTTATGCAACGATCCTGTTCTAATCGAAGATGGCAAAAAG TGCGTCTGGTTAGAGAACACAAGTGGGAAGAGGTGTATCATGTTATCTGCAGAGAGCCTATATATCAAATGGATAAATGATACTCATTGTTGGGATTGGATTACTAGTCCTGGATCTAG ATTTGAAAGAGTTGCAAAGGTTAATGATGTATGTTGGTTTGAGATTCGTGGCACGATCAATACTCATGAACTATCTCCAAGAACTCATTACTCATCTTACATTGTGTTTAAAGAGGGTTTTACGGATCTGCCAATAGAAGCTAGAGTTGGAGTGGTTGGAAAACAAGCTTCTAAGAGATTCTTTTGCTTTGATGTGAGCACGGATGGGCAGTTCTTAAAGAGGGGGAGGCGGACGTGGTACTTTGAGAAACCAAAGGAGAGGGAAGATGGTTGGAGGGAGATAGAGCTCGGGAGATTCTTCAATAAACGAGGATTGATGAATAGTGATGAATTTGAGATGAGTGCTATTGCGACTGAGTTGCGCCATTGGAAGAGTGGTTTCATCCTTCAAGGAATTGAAATCCGTCCTGCGACAATCCAAAGGCCGAGAACAGTCGGTTGA